The stretch of DNA TCTGTGGCGGAGCCAGCACCGGAGTCGATAATTCTGTTCGGCCCTCGAGGACGGTTCCTCGAGAACGCCGATGGCCCCGTCACTCCTCGTGGATCCGTTGCCACGAGAGCCGCGGGGTTCGCGCCGCACTGGTCTGATCGATTCTCCCCGCAGCGATCCGTTCCGGCGACGACGAATCGCTGCTTTCGGCGTCGCCGCGAACGGCGTCGAACGCGTCCGCTACCTGTTCGAGCGTCTTCTTGCTCTCGGCTTCGGTCGGTTCGGTCATGAGTGCTTCGGAGACGATTTCGGGCCACTTGGTCGTGGGTGGGTGGACGCCGTAGTCGAGCATTCGCTTCGCGAAGTCGGCGGCGTCCTGTTCGCCCGCGCTCGCGACGAATTCGTGGTGGAACGGCCCGAACGGGATCTCGAGGTCGATCTGCGACGCCAGGTAGTTCGCGTTGAGCACGGCCTTGGCGCTCGCGTCGCGGAGCCCCGCGCCGCCCAGCCGGCTGATGTAGGCGTGGGCTTTGAGCAAGACGAGCCAGTTCCCCATCGCGCCGTGAACTTTTCCGACCGACCGAGCGGGTTCGAACAGCTCGTACGCACCGTCTTCCTCGCGGACCTGCGGCGTCGGAAGGAACGGTGCCAGGTCCTCGTTCACGCCGATCGGTCCCGCTCCTGGGCCGCCGCCGCCGTGGGGCGTCGCGAACGTCTTGTGGACGTTGTAGTGCATGATGTCGAACCCCATATCTCCGGGCCGGGCGCGTCCGAGCAGGGCGTTCAAGTTCGCCCCGTCGTAGTACAGGAGGCCGCCCGCCTCGTGTATCATCGCCGCGATCTCCTCGATATTTCGCTCGAACAACCCGAGCGTGTTCGGATTCGTCAGCATGAGCGCGGCAGTCGAGTCGCCGACGGCGGCCGACAACGCGTTGAGGTCGACTCGCCCGTCGGCGTCGTCGGGCAGTTCGACGACGTCGTAGCCGGCGAGCGCCGCGCTCGCGAAGTTCGTCCCGTGAGCGCTCGTCGGTACGATCACCTCGGTCCGCTCGTCTCCCTCGCCGTTGGCTTCGTGGTAGGCTTTCGCGACGAGAATGCCGGCGAACTCGCCAGCGGATCCGGCCGGCGGCTGGAGCGAAACCGCATCCATGCCGCCGATCTCGGCGAGATACCCCTGGAGTTCGTGGTAGATCTCGAGCGTCCCCTGGACGCTCTCGGCGTCTCGGTCCGGATGGACCGACGCGGCCGAGAGCCCGGCGATCTCCTCGGTGAACTTCGGATTGTACTTCATCGTACACGACCCCAGCGGATACGGACCGCTGTCGATCCCGTAGTTCATCTGCGAGAGACGCGTGTAGTGGCGCGCCAGTTCGGGCTCCGACAGCGCGGGTAACTCGAGCGAGTCGCGCGTGAGTTCGTCGGGAAGACCCGTCTCACCCACCTCGGCCGTCTCGAGCCCCTTTTCCGAGAGGAGCGGTTCGTACCCGTCCGATTCGGTATCGTCCCAGACCGCTTGCGTGTGTCGTTGCATCAGTGTGTCGCCTCCTCGAGCGATCGAACGAACTCGTCTACTCGGTGCTCGTTGACGTCCGTGACGCAGATCTGTATCGTCTCCCCGTCGAGGACGTGAACGGCGAAGCCGTCGTCGCGCATCGCCGCCCCGATAGCCCGAGCGTCGCCGTCGGTGCGCGCCGCGAACTCCCTGAAGTGGTACCGGTCGTGGACGGGAGCGGATACCCCGTCGATCTCGTCGAGGCGGGCCGCGGTCCGTTCTGCCAGCGCGTGACACCGTTTCGCCAGGGAAACGAGACCGGACGGACCGAGAGACGCGGCGTGGATCGCCGCTCGCAGCGCGATCCAGGCCTGATTCGTACAGATGTTACTCGTCGCCCGTTCGCGGCGAATGTGCTGTTCGCGCGTCTGTAGCGTGAGGGTAAACGCGCGGTTGCCGTCGGCGTCCTCGGACGCGCCGATCAATCGCCCCGGAACCTGCCGGAGGTACTCTTCCCGACAGGCAAACAGCCCGAGCCCCATCCCGTACGACGCCGAGAGGCCGAGCACGCTCGCATCGCCGGTCACGATGTCGACGCCGAGCGATGCTGGCGACCGCAAGAGCGCCAGGGCTACCGGGTCGGATCCGAGACAGAACAGCGCGTCGCGTTCGGCGACGAGGTCCCCGATCTCCGCGAGGTGTTCTTCGATGATTCCCTCCGTCGTCGGACTCTCGACATAGACCATCACGACGTCGTCGTCGAGTACGCGACCGACCGCTTCGGGCGTCGTCACGCCGTCTTCGGTCGGGAATTCCTCGACGACGAGGCCGACGCCGGTCACGTAGTTCTCGAGCACCGCCCGTCGCTCCGCGCGTACGTAGTCCGGAACGAGCACGCGAGATCCGGACGTCCCCCGGACGCGAGCGGCGAGCGTCGCGGCTTCACCGAGCGCCGTCGCCGCGTCGTACATCGAGCAGTTCGCGACCTCGAGGCCGGTCAGCTCGACGAGCAGCGACTGGTACTCGAACAGCGCCTGGAGGAATCCCTGCGTGATCTCCGGTTGGTACTGCGTGTACGACGTGATGAACTCCGACCGGAACGAGAGGTGATCCACGATCGAGGGGACGTAGTGCGAGTAGTGGCCTCGACCGAGGAACTCGGTGTCGTCGGCGTTCTGCGCCAGCGTCTCGGTGAGCCGTCGGATAACCGCCTGTTCGGACGCGCCCGAAATCGCCAGTTCGCCGTCGAACTGGACCGAGTCCGGGATGTCGAACAGCGCGTCGATATCCCCGGCGCCGATCGACTCGAGCATCGCGTCGACCTCGACGTCGGTGTGTGGCGCGTACGGCGTTCCCCGATTCGTCGCGTGCTGTTCCTCGGCGTCTCTCGTGGATCGTTCAGGTGTCCCACTCATCGTGATTCAGATCTGCTCTCGGTACTCGTCCGGTTCCAGAAGGTGGCCGAGTTCGTCGGTCGTCTCGAGTTCGATCAACCACCCGCGTTCGAACGGGTGTTCGTTGACGAGTTCGGGCCGGTCAGATACCGTCTCGTTGACGGCGGTCACCGTTCCGGAGACCGGTGCGTAGATGTCCGAGACCGCTTTAATGCTCTCGACGACGGCGAACGGTTCGCCGCGCTCGAGCGCGACCCCTTCGGCTGGCAGTTCGACGAAGACGATGTCTCCGAGTTCGTCCTGGGCGAAGTCCGTGATGCCGATACGAACGACATCGGCTCGGTCGTCGACCCATTCGTGCGATTCCGCGTACAGCAATCCGTCTGATGTGGTGAATGTCATGTTACTTCTCCGTGGTCTCGGTGCCGATCGACGTCAGGAATCTGGAGCCGACCACCGTCGCATCGACGTCTCGGTCCCGAACGTTGACGGCGAGTTCCGTCCCCTCGTCGGCGTACGCCGCGTCGACGTACCCCAGCGCGATCGGAACCTCGAGCGTCGGGCTCATCGTTCCGCTCGTGACGCGACCGACCCGGTCGCCGTCCGCGTGCAGGGAGTAGCCGTGCCGGGCGATCGCTCGTCCCTCGATCCGAAGTCCGACCAGCGTCTCGTCGGGGCCTTCGGTCTCGAGATCGCAGAGGGGCTCCCGTCCGATGAAGTCCGGTTTCGAAAAATCGACGACGAAACCGAGACCCGCCTCGAGCGGCGTCCGCGGTTCGGCGTTCGGATCGAAATCCTGCCCCGACAACAACAATCCGGCCTCGAGGCGAAGCGTGTCCCGCGCGCCGAGGCCGCAGGGCTGGACGCCGTCGAAGGCGTTCCAGACCGAGGCCGAGTCGTTCGACGGGACGAAGATCTCGAACCCGTCCTCGCCGGTGTATCCGGTCCTCGCGACCAGGCAGTTCGAGCCGGCGATCTCGGTGCGCGTCGTCGTAAACCGGGAGAGGTTCGCGATCGAATCCGACGAGACCGATTCGACCGTTTCGACGGCGTCCGGCCCCTGTACCGCGAGCAATCCGAACTCCGTCGACACGTCCTCGACGGAGACGGTAAGTCCGCGCTCGGCGGCGCGGGTGATCCATCGATCGGTTAGCTGCCCGCCGTGGCCCGCGTTGGGCACGAACAGATAGCCATCCTGATCCGGATCGCGATAGACGACGATATCGTCGAGGATCACTCCCCGATCGTCGAGAACGCACGAGTACTGTGCATCTCCGGGCTCGAGCGCCCGAACGTCGTTCGTCGTGAGCACGTTCATCAGTTCGGTCGCGTCCGGTCCACGGACGGACACCTCGCTCATGTGGCTGACGTCGAACACGCCAACCGACTCCCGTACCGCCGCGTGTTCGGTTCGGATCGAGTCGAACGAGACGGGCATCTTCCACCCGCCGAAGTCGGTGAAGTCCGCACCGGCGGCGTGATGTATCTGGTACAGTGGTGGCTTGTGTGACGACACGTCTTCTCCATTCCAGTAACCGAATAAATAGATTTCCCTGTGCGCGCCGCGGCCGATTTTGCCGGCTGAGGGTGTTCAACAGCGTTTCACCGGCCGAGGTTCTCGACGGCGTATCCCGCGTCGCGTATCGATTCGACGATTCGAGTCGTCTGACTCGCGCCGCTCGTCTCGATCCGAAACTGCAGGTACGCGTTCCCGACGTCCAGATCCATCGCCGAGCGCTCGTGGTTCACGTCGCGGATGTTCGCGCCACAGTCGGCGATGATACTCGAGATGTGGCTCATCTCTCCCGGCTGATCGACGATCCGGACGCGCAATCGAACGACCTGTTCGCGGTGGGTGAGTCCGTGGGTGAGAACCGTCTGGAGGTCGGTCATACTCAGATTCCCGCCACAGAGGAGCGGGACGACGACCTCGTCGCGGACGTCCAGTCGATCGCTTCGCATCGCCGCGACAGAGACCGCACCCGCACCCTCGACCATCTGTTTAGTTCGCTCCAACAGGAACAGGACGCTCTCTGCGATCTCGGTGTCAGAGACCGTGACCACCTCGTCGACGTACTCGGAAATCAGGTCGTAGGTGAGGTCGGAGATGCCGCCGGTCGCGATCCCGTCGGCGATCGTCTGGACCGAGTCTCGCGTTCGGGGCTCGCCCGCCTGTAGGCTCTGGGGGACGGTCGCCGCACCGTCAGCCTGGACGCCGACGATCCGCGTGTCGGGTGAACGTTCGCCGATCGCCGTCGCGATTCCGCCGATGAGTCCGCCGCCGCCGATCGGGACGATCACCGTATCCACCGAGGGCACCTGCTCGAGGATTTCCAACCCGAGCGTCCCCTGACCGGCGACGATATCCGGATCGTCGTACGCGTGCACGAACACGCTGTCGTCGTCGACGATCGACTTCGCGTACTCCATGGCGCTACGGAAGGTCTGGCCGCGGAGGACGACTTCGGCACCGTAGCCTTCCGTCGCGTCGATCTTCGCCTGAGGCGCGTTCGTCGGCATCACGATCGTCGAATCGAGTCCTGTCTTCGCCGCCGCAAGGGCGACGCCCTGCGCGTGATTTCCCGCACTCGCCGCGACCGCGTTCGTGTACTCGGTCGACGAACGCGCACACTTCGCGAGTTTGTTGTACGCTCCTCGAGTCTTGAACGACCCGGTTCGTTGGAGATGCTCCATCTTGAGTCGAACCGTCGCTCCGACCGCTTTCTCGAGCGTTCGACTCGTTTCGATCGGCGTCACTTGAACGATGTCGTCGTCGAATCGGTCGCGGGCGTCCTGAATATCGGAGACCGTTACGTTCATGGCTGACATGGCTGGTGTCGATCGCGAGACTCTTTCGTGAGTTCGCTTTGCTGGAAGATGTGGGTCGGTCGTCTTATAGCTACGGGTCCGACAGGCTGTACCGTTCGATCGAACTTCTAGGTCCGACGCGATACGAATCACAACGCGGTCGGATTCTCGGAGCAACTCTCTCGGCCACACCGCCACAGTGGTTCCCCGTACTGGGGAAAACAGCCAGCGGGTGAGGCCCGAACTGCGAGGATCGACAGCGTGTGAGCGCTGTCTCACGTCAGCCGCTGACTAACTGACCGATATTTCACGAAACCCACTCGCAATTCGAGAACATTGTGCAAGCGGACGCAAAACCACAACTTCGACGAAAACCGTTTTCCCAAGAACGGAATGAGGGTTGTTGTCGAAGGTCACACCGGATCGAGAGTAGGGAACGGTGATTCCCGCAGTCACGGGTGGATTTATACGTTGGATCCCCCACAGTGTGTCCATGAACGGGGCCGACGACAGGAGCACTCGAAAAACGACCGAAACCTCGCTCGCCGTGGTCGAGGCGATCAACGAACTCGACGGAGCGACGCTGTCCGAACTCGCAGCACACTCCGGGCTCGCCACCAGCACGCTGCACACGCACCTCCGGACGTTAGAAGAAACCGAGTACGTGACTCGAATCGACGGGACGTACGAACTCGGATTGAAGCTTTTCTATCTTGGGGAAAACGCCCGTCGGCGAGACGACAGATACGCGTCGGCAAAAGCGAAGGCGTTCGAACTGGCGAATCGAGTTAACGAAGAGGTGAACTTCGCCGTCGAGGAGTACGGCCGATCGATAATGCTGTTCGACGAAACGCCGTCGCCGTCCGACGACGGCTTTCAGGTCGGGCGGTACTTCCACATGCACAGTTCTGCCAGCGGGAAGGCGATGCTGGCCGAGTTTTCGGAGCCGCGAGTGCACGAAATCATCGACAAGTGGGGGCTTCCGGAGCACACGGCGAATACGATCACGACCGCCGACGACCTGCTCGCGGAACTCGACGAGATTCGAGAACAGGGGTACGCGGTCAATCGCCAAGAGGAGTTAGAGGGACTCCACTCGGTCGCGATGGTCGTCAAGGAACCCGACGGGACCGTCTTCGGGTCCCTGGACGTTTCCGGTCCGCCGTACCGACTGCCCGACGATAGCGACATCGCGGACCAGCTTCGACCGGTCGTTCGGGAGTTAGAATCGGAGCTCTCGCCGCCGGTGTAAATTACACCGGTACAGCTGTAATTCTCAGCCGGTTGCGGATTTCGGCGCGTCGCTACGAATCCGAAATACCGGCGACGCGACGTCGAAAGTGCGATGGGACGTACGGAACGCGAGACTCGAGCGCCGGCTTCGGAACGGAATTCGTCGTCGAGAAGCGTGCGTTCCGCAGAGGGGAAAGGCGCGCTAGCGAGACGCGTAGTTTGAACTCGCACTGGATAGTCGTTCTAACTCGAGCGAACGGCGATGCGTTTCATCCTCCCGCGATGGTTCGCTCGACTCACACCCGTCAACAATGGAATAACAACGACTTTATCGATACTGTTCGAACCGACGCGCATGGACCACTCTATCGACGCGGAGCGACTCGTCGACCTTCGACGGGAATTCCACCAGCGACCCGAACCGGCGTGGCGGGAGTTCTGGACGACCTGCCGAATCGTCGACGAACTCGAGCGCCTCGACGTCACCGAGATTCACGTCGGGCCGGACGCGCTCGCGACGGAGCGGCGGGCGGCCGTTCCCGACGCGGAGGAACTCGAGTTCTGGTTCGAACGGGCGAGATCGGCCGGCGCTCGCGAATCGACGCTCGAGCGACTCGAAGGCGGTAACACGGGTGCGGTTGCCGTACTCGAGCGCGGGGACGGTCCGACCGTCGCCCTTCGCGTGGATATCGACGGCCTGCCCATCGAGGAGTCCACGGACGACGATCACGCACCCGCGGCGGAGGGATTCCGGTCTCGTCACGAGGGGACGATGCACGCGTGTGGACACGACGCGCACGCGACCATCGGTCTCGGCGTGCTCGAGGCGGTCGCGGAGAGCGATTTCGACGGCACGTTCAAGGTGATCTTCCAGCCGTCCGAGGAGCGGATCGCGGGCGGCGAACCCGTCGCGAAGAGCGGTCACCTCGACGACGTCGACGCGCTACTGGCGGTCCACGTCGGGCTGAACTACCCGACTGGAACGGTGGTCGCGGGTATCGAGGGATCGCTGGCGGTTCGCCAGATGGCCGTCACGTTCGCCGGAGCGCCGGCCCACGCCGGCGCGCGACCGAACGAGGGGCGAAACGCGAATCAGGCGCTCGCGACGGCGACGACGAATCTCCACGGGATCGCCCACCACTCGGACGGAATCACCCGAGTCAACGTCGGCGTGATCGAAGGCGGGACGGCCGTAAACGTCGTTTCGGAGCAGGCGTACATGGAAGCGGAGGTACGCGGTGGGACGACCGAGCTCATGGAGTACATGTACGCGAACACCAGGCGGATCATCCAGTCGGCGGCCGAGATGCACGACTGCGAGTTCGAGATCGAACCGCAGGGCAGCGCGCCCAGCATCGAGAGCGACGATCGCCTCTCTGACGTGGTCGCGACGGTTGCCGACGACCACCCGTCCGTCGACCGCATCCTCGAGTCCGAGCGCCTCGCCGGAAGCGAAGACGCTGCGCACCTAATGACGGAAGTCCAGGATCGAGGCGGGATCGCGGCCTACGTCGGGATCGGGACCGATCACCCGACCGGCCATCATACGTCGACGTTCGGCATCGACGAGGCGAGCCTCGAGATCGGCATCGACATCCTCACCGGGACCGTACTCGAGATAGGCGAGGCCGGCGTGTAACGGGTATTCGCCTGCTCGACGGAGTCTGCAGCGAGCGATTTCGATCGACCGTTAGCCGCCTGCTAAAACCGAGCGCTACGAGAGCTTCATCTGGAGTTCGAACTCGTTCGCGATCCCCAGTATCGTCTGCGGAAGCGACTCTTCGAACCAGTCCTCGTGCATCTGATTCGCCGGTCCCGAGACGCTGAACGCGCCGACCACCGTATCGTCCGCGTCGAAGACGGGAGCGCCGACGGCTTTGACGCCGGCGATCTGTTCTTCGATGTTGAGCGCGTAGTTCTGGTCGCGGATCGTTTCCAGTTCCGTCCGCAACTCCTCGACTGAGGTTATCGTCTGTGGAGTAAACTCCTCGAGTTCGATGTCCGAAACGTCCAGCGAGTCGTCGTACGCGAGGACGACTTTCCCGGCTGCGGTCGCGTGGAGCGGGACCCGCTTCCCGATCGTCGATTTCGTCCAGAGTCCGTGTTTTCCGGCGGCAGTGTGGATATAGACGCCGACATCGTGTTCGGCGACGAGGAACACGGATCGGCAGTTGGTCTCTTCGGCGAGCATTTCGGTGTATCGCTTCGCGTTGTCGTACAATCCCTTTCTCGTGTGGACGTACTCGCCCAGCCGGAGAAATCGGAGTCCGAGGTAGTACCTGTCCTGTTCCCGCTCGACGTACCCGTTCTCGGAAAGCGTCGAGAGGTGTCGATGCACCGTACTCGGCGCGACGTCGATGTGCGCCGCCAGTTCCGAAACGCCCGCTCCGTCGAGTTCGTGAAGCGCCTCGATCACGTCGAGCGTGATTTCCGACGTTTGTAGCCCGCCGGAACGTTGGTCACTCATACCACGGTATTCTTGTGAAAGCAATTAGCATTCCGCTTTCCGGAAAACTGTGCAGCGATGGTGGGAAGCAGTCTCGAGGGTGTGGGGTGTTCTCGTGGCTCAATTGGTCTGGGAGCGATGATTCTTCCGTCCGGAACGGACGGAGAGGGGCGGCGTCACGACGATTCGCGTCAAACGCAGTCGGGGCGTCTGGTTATGGCGACGGACAAACGCGAACCGCGGCGATCGCTCGAGAGGCGTTCGTCGCTGGTGAGGAGATCGGCCGTTCGCATAGCGGATACGCCCGTGCAGCGCCGTTCGTTGGCGGTGGCTCGTGCCCGTCACCGACGCCGGTTCGGCTGCTGGTATCCCGTGTGGTTTCCGAGAACCATCCGGAGCGACGTGGTACGGTCCCTTCGACTACTGGTTAGTGGGTGCCGAGGTTGCGGTTAGCGTGAGCAGATCCGCGCTGATCGCGTCCAGGATCGCGTCGGTCGTCTCGTCGATGAGCCGTTCCATGAACACCGGATCGGACTCGGTCGGATCGCCGAGCCCTCCTTCCTCCGTGAGTTCGTGGAAGTAACTGAACGGGTGCGCTTCGAACCGTCCACGCCTCGTCTGGGGGACCTTCTTCTCTTTGCGAACCCGTTCCGGGTAGTAGTGTTCGATCTGGCTGGTCTCGTACTCGCCCGCGTGGCCCCACTCCGTCCCGAACCGTTCCTCGAGTTTTTCTCTGGCGAAATCCGTCCAGTGAACGTAGAACACGTCGAGATCGTACTCCCGCTGCAGTCGGTCGATCGCCAGTTTGTGCGGTTCCCTGTTCCCGCCGTGACAGTTCACGATGAGAAGCGTGGACACGCCGTGGTGGGCGACACAGCGTCCGAGCTCGACGATCATTTGAATGTACGTTTCGGACGAGAACGTCATCGTTCCCGGGTAGTCGATGTGGTGTTCGGAGTAGCCGTAGGACAGCGTCGGTAACCCGAGCAACTCGAGGTCGTACGCCGGTGCGCGCTCGAGAATCTCGTTCGTGAGACGTTCGGCGCGAATCGAATCGACGGAAAGCGGCAGATGTGTCGAATGCTGTTCGGTGCTTCCGCACGGGAGCGCGACGATATCGACCGTCTGGAACGCGTCTTCTGTTTCTTCCCACGTTAGATTCTCTAACCAGTAGGTATCGGCTGGGTCAGCCATGACAGGCCCTATTGATGAACAGGTATTAAATGCTTGGATCACTGTCAACCTGTTCGTATTTTCGTCCACTCGCGAGACTCGAGACGACAGCGCCGCCGCGTGACCGCCGGCTGCGGAATTTGAATATTTTGAGAATAACCCCCTATTTGGCCTCCGTTCCGATTCGCCTGTGGGCCGGGTACGCGTGTTTATGCAGTTCTACGACCGGCGACACCCAATAACTATATATACATGCAACTCACAACAGTAGTTCGTATGCCAAACATTAACAGGAGAGTATTTCTGGCGACAGCGGGTGCTTCGGCATCCCTCGCGATCGCTGGATGTACGGGGACCGACAGCGGTTCGGGGGACACCACGACGCTAAACGTCGGGCAGGCGTTGAGTCCAGTTCACTTCGACCCTATCGAACAGTTCTCGAATCCCGACGCGATCGTCGGGAACCGAATTTACAGCTCGATTTACACGTATACGGAGGGGTACGACGTTGAGCCGGAACTGGCGACCGCCGCTCCCGAGATCGAACGGGACAACACCAGATACACGATCGAACTGAGAGATGACGCTCAGTTCCACAACGGCGATCCGGTGACCGCCGAGGACGTCGCGTACTCGATCACGGCACCGGTGGAGGAGGGAACGCCCCTCGCGTCGCTGTTCTCGCCGATCGACACGACCGAACTCATCGACGAGAACACGATTCAAATCGACCTCGAGAACCCCTTTGCGATGTTCGAGGAGGTCTTGACCCATCACGTTGTCCCGAAGGCGGTCCGCGAGGCGGAT from Natronorubrum halophilum encodes:
- the gcvPB gene encoding aminomethyl-transferring glycine dehydrogenase subunit GcvPB, producing the protein MQRHTQAVWDDTESDGYEPLLSEKGLETAEVGETGLPDELTRDSLELPALSEPELARHYTRLSQMNYGIDSGPYPLGSCTMKYNPKFTEEIAGLSAASVHPDRDAESVQGTLEIYHELQGYLAEIGGMDAVSLQPPAGSAGEFAGILVAKAYHEANGEGDERTEVIVPTSAHGTNFASAALAGYDVVELPDDADGRVDLNALSAAVGDSTAALMLTNPNTLGLFERNIEEIAAMIHEAGGLLYYDGANLNALLGRARPGDMGFDIMHYNVHKTFATPHGGGGPGAGPIGVNEDLAPFLPTPQVREEDGAYELFEPARSVGKVHGAMGNWLVLLKAHAYISRLGGAGLRDASAKAVLNANYLASQIDLEIPFGPFHHEFVASAGEQDAADFAKRMLDYGVHPPTTKWPEIVSEALMTEPTEAESKKTLEQVADAFDAVRGDAESSDSSSPERIAAGRIDQTSAARTPRLSWQRIHEE
- the gcvPA gene encoding aminomethyl-transferring glycine dehydrogenase subunit GcvPA, producing the protein MSGTPERSTRDAEEQHATNRGTPYAPHTDVEVDAMLESIGAGDIDALFDIPDSVQFDGELAISGASEQAVIRRLTETLAQNADDTEFLGRGHYSHYVPSIVDHLSFRSEFITSYTQYQPEITQGFLQALFEYQSLLVELTGLEVANCSMYDAATALGEAATLAARVRGTSGSRVLVPDYVRAERRAVLENYVTGVGLVVEEFPTEDGVTTPEAVGRVLDDDVVMVYVESPTTEGIIEEHLAEIGDLVAERDALFCLGSDPVALALLRSPASLGVDIVTGDASVLGLSASYGMGLGLFACREEYLRQVPGRLIGASEDADGNRAFTLTLQTREQHIRRERATSNICTNQAWIALRAAIHAASLGPSGLVSLAKRCHALAERTAARLDEIDGVSAPVHDRYHFREFAARTDGDARAIGAAMRDDGFAVHVLDGETIQICVTDVNEHRVDEFVRSLEEATH
- the gcvH gene encoding glycine cleavage system protein GcvH; amino-acid sequence: MTFTTSDGLLYAESHEWVDDRADVVRIGITDFAQDELGDIVFVELPAEGVALERGEPFAVVESIKAVSDIYAPVSGTVTAVNETVSDRPELVNEHPFERGWLIELETTDELGHLLEPDEYREQI
- the gcvT gene encoding glycine cleavage system aminomethyltransferase GcvT, which gives rise to MSSHKPPLYQIHHAAGADFTDFGGWKMPVSFDSIRTEHAAVRESVGVFDVSHMSEVSVRGPDATELMNVLTTNDVRALEPGDAQYSCVLDDRGVILDDIVVYRDPDQDGYLFVPNAGHGGQLTDRWITRAAERGLTVSVEDVSTEFGLLAVQGPDAVETVESVSSDSIANLSRFTTTRTEIAGSNCLVARTGYTGEDGFEIFVPSNDSASVWNAFDGVQPCGLGARDTLRLEAGLLLSGQDFDPNAEPRTPLEAGLGFVVDFSKPDFIGREPLCDLETEGPDETLVGLRIEGRAIARHGYSLHADGDRVGRVTSGTMSPTLEVPIALGYVDAAYADEGTELAVNVRDRDVDATVVGSRFLTSIGTETTEK
- the ilvA gene encoding threonine ammonia-lyase encodes the protein MNVTVSDIQDARDRFDDDIVQVTPIETSRTLEKAVGATVRLKMEHLQRTGSFKTRGAYNKLAKCARSSTEYTNAVAASAGNHAQGVALAAAKTGLDSTIVMPTNAPQAKIDATEGYGAEVVLRGQTFRSAMEYAKSIVDDDSVFVHAYDDPDIVAGQGTLGLEILEQVPSVDTVIVPIGGGGLIGGIATAIGERSPDTRIVGVQADGAATVPQSLQAGEPRTRDSVQTIADGIATGGISDLTYDLISEYVDEVVTVSDTEIAESVLFLLERTKQMVEGAGAVSVAAMRSDRLDVRDEVVVPLLCGGNLSMTDLQTVLTHGLTHREQVVRLRVRIVDQPGEMSHISSIIADCGANIRDVNHERSAMDLDVGNAYLQFRIETSGASQTTRIVESIRDAGYAVENLGR
- a CDS encoding IclR family transcriptional regulator; the encoded protein is MNGADDRSTRKTTETSLAVVEAINELDGATLSELAAHSGLATSTLHTHLRTLEETEYVTRIDGTYELGLKLFYLGENARRRDDRYASAKAKAFELANRVNEEVNFAVEEYGRSIMLFDETPSPSDDGFQVGRYFHMHSSASGKAMLAEFSEPRVHEIIDKWGLPEHTANTITTADDLLAELDEIREQGYAVNRQEELEGLHSVAMVVKEPDGTVFGSLDVSGPPYRLPDDSDIADQLRPVVRELESELSPPV
- a CDS encoding amidohydrolase, giving the protein MDHSIDAERLVDLRREFHQRPEPAWREFWTTCRIVDELERLDVTEIHVGPDALATERRAAVPDAEELEFWFERARSAGARESTLERLEGGNTGAVAVLERGDGPTVALRVDIDGLPIEESTDDDHAPAAEGFRSRHEGTMHACGHDAHATIGLGVLEAVAESDFDGTFKVIFQPSEERIAGGEPVAKSGHLDDVDALLAVHVGLNYPTGTVVAGIEGSLAVRQMAVTFAGAPAHAGARPNEGRNANQALATATTNLHGIAHHSDGITRVNVGVIEGGTAVNVVSEQAYMEAEVRGGTTELMEYMYANTRRIIQSAAEMHDCEFEIEPQGSAPSIESDDRLSDVVATVADDHPSVDRILESERLAGSEDAAHLMTEVQDRGGIAAYVGIGTDHPTGHHTSTFGIDEASLEIGIDILTGTVLEIGEAGV
- a CDS encoding IclR family transcriptional regulator; the encoded protein is MSDQRSGGLQTSEITLDVIEALHELDGAGVSELAAHIDVAPSTVHRHLSTLSENGYVEREQDRYYLGLRFLRLGEYVHTRKGLYDNAKRYTEMLAEETNCRSVFLVAEHDVGVYIHTAAGKHGLWTKSTIGKRVPLHATAAGKVVLAYDDSLDVSDIELEEFTPQTITSVEELRTELETIRDQNYALNIEEQIAGVKAVGAPVFDADDTVVGAFSVSGPANQMHEDWFEESLPQTILGIANEFELQMKLS
- a CDS encoding creatininase family protein, producing the protein MADPADTYWLENLTWEETEDAFQTVDIVALPCGSTEQHSTHLPLSVDSIRAERLTNEILERAPAYDLELLGLPTLSYGYSEHHIDYPGTMTFSSETYIQMIVELGRCVAHHGVSTLLIVNCHGGNREPHKLAIDRLQREYDLDVFYVHWTDFAREKLEERFGTEWGHAGEYETSQIEHYYPERVRKEKKVPQTRRGRFEAHPFSYFHELTEEGGLGDPTESDPVFMERLIDETTDAILDAISADLLTLTATSAPTNQ